From the genome of Vicia villosa cultivar HV-30 ecotype Madison, WI linkage group LG2, Vvil1.0, whole genome shotgun sequence, one region includes:
- the LOC131651112 gene encoding uncharacterized protein LOC131651112, producing MTWIVFSSSVSILVNGSPTDEFRTSRGLHQGDPLSPFLFLLAVEGFAGMMKHAVSSGSFKGFKIANDIRFEMLQLAVDTVLIVMDRRIIYASSFLTCQIEKISFIFLGIRIGSNHRSRIYAFFGGKVMGVVMEEKDVLGELGSDFP from the exons ATGACTTGGATAGTTTTTTCTAGTTCGGTTTCCATTTTGGTAAACGGAAGTCCTACAGATGAGTTCAGGACTTCTAGAGGCTTACATCAAGGGGATCCTCTTTCTCCTTTCTTATTTCTCTTGGCTGTAGAGGGTTTTGCGGGTATGATGAAGCATGCAGTTTCGTCGGGTTCCTTTAAAGGTTTTAAGATCGCGAATGATATTCGGTTTGAGATGCTTCAGCTCGCGGTAGATACGGTTCTTATTGTGATGGACCGCAGAATAATCTATG CTTCTTCCTTTTTGACTTGTCAAATTGAGAAGATTTCTTTCATATTCCTTGGAATTCGTATTGGGAGTAATCATAGAAGTCGTATTTATGCTTTCTTTGGGGGAAAG GTGATGGGAGTTGTGATGGAGGAGAAAGATGTGTTGGGTGAGTTGGGATCGGATTTTCCTTAG
- the LOC131653656 gene encoding NAC domain-containing protein 72-like yields the protein MGVQENDTLSRLSLPPGFRFYPTDEELLVQYLCRKVAGHHFSLQIIAEIDLYKFDPWVLPSKAIFGEKEWYFFSPRDRKYPNGTRPNRVAGSGYWKATGTDKIITNEGRKVGIKKALVFYIGKAPKGTKTNWIMHEYRLLDSSRNNGGTKLDDWVLCRIYKKNSSAQKANPNGVVSSREYTQYSNGSSSSSSSHIDEVLESLPQIDDRCFMLPRVNSLRTMQHRQQEEEKLNLQSNFMDWSNPSSIMNTVTEFQEVQTQGMVNFGGCNDIYVPSVSMVPEKKPTEEEVQSGPRANRVGDSGLFQRGGSNSNDFAQGMGYSNSVDPFGFRYPVQPVGYGFGQ from the exons ATGGGAGTTCAAGAAAATGACACCCTTTCACGATTGAGTTTACCACCTGGTTTTCGATTTTACCCAACCGATGAAGAACTTCTTGTTCAATATCTATGTCGCAAAGTTGCTGGTCATCatttttctcttcaaatcatTGCTGAAATTGATCTCTACAAATTTGACCCATGGGTTCTTCCAA GTAAAGCCATTTTTGGTGAGAAAGAGTGGTATTTCTTTAGCCCAAGAGATAGAAAGTACCCAAACGGAACTAGACCCAATAGAGTAGCTGGATCTGGGTATTGGAAAGCCACTGGAACTGATAAGATTATCACAAACGAAGGTAGAAAAGTTGGTATCAAAAAAGCACTTGTTTTCTATATTGGAAAAGCTCCTAAAGGCACCAAAACTAATTGGATTATGCATGAGTATCGTCTTCTTGATTCTTCTCGAAACAACGGTGGCACCAAG TTAGATGACTGGGTTCTGTGTCGAATATACAAGAAAAACTCAAGCGCACAAAAAGCGAATCCAAACGGCGTCGTTTCGAGCAGAGAATATACACAATACAGCAAcggttcttcatcatcttcttcctctcacaTCGATGAAGTTCTGGAATCACTTCCACAAATCGACGACCGTTGTTTCATGCTGCCACGTGTCAATTCACTGAGAACGATGCAACACCGTCAACAAGAAGAAGAGAAGCTGAATCTTCAAAGTAATTTCATGGATTGGTCTAACCCATCGTCGATTATGAATACTGTGACGGAGTTTCAAGAAGTGCAGACTCAAGGAATGGTGAATTTTGGTGGTTGTAATGACATTTATGTCCCTTCTGTTTCCATGGTGCCGGAGAAAAAGCCGACGGAGGAAGAGGTTCAGAGTGGGCCGAGAGCAAACCGGGTTGGGGATTCTGGTTTATTTCAGCGCGGTGGTTCGAATTCGAATGATTTCGCTCAAGGAATGGGGTATTCTAATTCGGTTGACCCGTTTGGTTTTAGATACCCGGTTCAACCGGTTGGGTATGGGTTCGGGCAATGA